A single Mytilus trossulus isolate FHL-02 chromosome 12, PNRI_Mtr1.1.1.hap1, whole genome shotgun sequence DNA region contains:
- the LOC134692674 gene encoding metalloreductase STEAP4-like gives MNKESKHRTIGIIGTGNFAQAFACRLLQSGYDVILGSRKPTERMVSNTHDCWCNISITTVDECIKNSNTIVVAIHNKHWRDTLSPFVELLKDKIIIDVSNKKCLTKGPSNAEQLQKLLSHSLVVKAFNVVSAYDMESQTSGGSHNVYIASDNFVARNTVADLSRDLGFTPKDYGVLWNARKIEKKPLQLFPEWKFPIGFTFLVFIIWYLYAIFIYFVEKTSYSWEQIFVKVTNKPLCMTAFTILACTYLPSSIAAIFQIYNGSKHVRFPGWLDTWLRTRKQLGLIAFTLAFVHVIMSVLIMSPTYLKSWYHETEIVVPKNITSDLHFPIRTWMTWKGEAACLAGIIAFLGLCILAVTSIKSVGDQLNWREWRCIQSKLGHGVLLLSLCHVVVMGSPYWIKAGPLKTFRSITFLSSVLPMITLFLKLCFSLPFISGYVKRIRHGWERTSKRCKAKCSGFQGTILDTKYKPIVNGKRELSGFRTFEASLEDTDIDNCQCNGATNLV, from the coding sequence ATGAACAAAGAAAGTAAACATCGAACCATAGGTATTATTGGTACCGGAAATTTTGCACAAGCATTTGCATGTCGTCTTCTACAGTCCGGATATGACGTCATTCTTGGCAGTAGAAAGCCAACAGAACGCATGGTTTCTAATACACATGACTGTTGGTGCAATATTAGTATAACAACAGTTGATGAATGtatcaaaaattcaaatacGATAGTTGTAGCAATTCACAACAAACACTGGAGAGATACGCTGTCTCCGTTTGTAGAGCtgttaaaagacaaaataataattgatgTGTCAAACAAAAAATGTCTCACTAAGGGTCCTTCTAATGCGGAACAACTTCAGAAATTACTTTCGCACTCTTTAGTTGTTAAAGCTTTCAATGTAGTTTCAGCATACGACATGGAAAGTCAAACTTCCGGCGGAAGTCATAATGTATACATTGCAAGTGATAACTTTGTTGCAAGGAATACAGTTGCTGATTTATCACGAGATTTAGGATTTACACCGAAAGATTATGGTGTTTTGTGGAATGCAagaaaaatcgaaaaaaagCCATTACAATTATTTCCTGAATGGAAATTTCCAATTGGCTTTACATTTCTAGTATTTATTATATGGTATCTTTAtgccatatttatttattttgttgaaaaaaccAGCTACAGCTGGgaacaaatatttgtgaaaGTAACAAACAAACCATTGTGTATGACAGCCTTTACAATCCTGGCTTGTACTTATTTACCCAGCTCTATAGCGGCAATATTTCAGATATATAATGGATCAAAACATGTCAGATTTCCAGGTTGGTTGGATACGTGGCTTCGTACGCGAAAACAACTAGGCCTTATCGCATTCACACTAGCTTTTGTGCACGTTATTATGTCCGTGCTTATCATGAGCCCAACATATTTGAAGTCTTGGTATCATGAAACGGAAATAGTTGTTCCGAAAAATATCACAAGTGATCTTCATTTCCCGATAAGGACTTGGATGACGTGGAAAGGAGAAGCCGCTTGTTTAGCTGGAATTATCGCTTTTCTTGGACTTTGTATCTTAGCCGTAACATCCATTAAATCCGTAGGCGATCAGTTGAATTGGAGAGAATGGAGATGCATTCAATCCAAACTAGGCCATGGTGTACTTTTATTGTCGCTTTGTCATGTGGTAGTCATGGGATCTCCATACTGGATAAAAGCCGGTCCACTTAAAACTTTTCGCTCAATAACATTTCTCAGTTCAGTTTTACCTATGATAACATTATTTCTTAAGTTGTGTTTTAGTTTGCCTTTTATAAGTGGTTATGTGAAAAGAATACGACATGGATGGGAACGAACAAGTAAAAGATGTAAAGCTAAATGTTCTGGATTTCAAGGAACAATACTGGATACTAAATACAAACCGATCGTAAACGGAAAGAGAGAACTAAGTGGTTTTCGAACTTTCGAAGCTTCTTTGGAAGACACTGATATCGACAATTGCCAATGTAATGGAGCAACCAATTTGGTTTGA